A section of the Engystomops pustulosus chromosome 3, aEngPut4.maternal, whole genome shotgun sequence genome encodes:
- the TTLL2 gene encoding probable tubulin polyglutamylase TTLL2 yields MAEREDDDNASQALVFRLHVNAPRIVREVLLERGWEEFDEETQSETEWNLYWRTSAFQTSDHDNIKPWQRLNHHPKTAQMTKKDCLARHLKRMKGVYGSSYFEFSPVVFILPNDYTKFLADYTKERHEKRSSYWICKPTDMSRGRGIFIFQDLKDLAYDSTVIVQKYITNPLLISGYKFDLRIYVCVTSFCPLTIYIYQEGLVRFATEKFNLSSLDNIFAHLTNTSINKYSTSYSADKERVGSGCKWTFGQFRSYLRNIEADDALLWQRIYNIVTMTLLSIAPSIPQYPNCFELFGFDILIDDTLKPWLLEVNYSPALSVDCPNDVTVKKSLINDIIDLLNYKSTDMQRNQSRKASSLSNILRSSKQETSHIYDIITQSSNEYEIGHLIQHGNLKENFDHLESPISTYCQHCELHKNSEETLGHKGFNGISCNCNITENTLLGLNEDIIGREVISSGKAPMSPRKTLTSILREKMNMPKRLGASKLPLVLRTSRAKTGGNNVVWTSHRSAINYHQFPLYYISDSTQMPPAHVGAFLLIFPFNQPSLLASKNGADVKIIIQEMLKIMQKMSTNIRVA; encoded by the coding sequence ATGGCTGAGAGGGAAGATGATGACAACGCATCACAGGCTCTAGTGTTTCGTCTTCATGTCAATGCTCCACGCATTGTCAGGGAAGTATTACTGGAACGTGGTTGGGAGGAATTTGATGAAGAGACACAAAGTGAAACAGAGTGGAACCTGTACTGGAGAACATCAGCATTCCAAACATCCGACCATGATAACATAAAGCCTTGGCAACGGCTTAATCATCATCCAAAGACAGCACAGATGACAAAGAAAGACTGTCTGGCCAGACATTTAAAACGAATGAAAGGTGTATATGGATCATCATATTTTGAGTTTAGTCCTGTTGTGTTTATTTTACCAAATGACTATACAAAATTTTTAGCTGACTATACCAAAGAAAGACATGAAAAAAGATCCAGTTATTGGATCTGTAAACCAACTGATATGTCAAGAGGTAGGGGGATATTCATATTCCAAGATCTAAAGGACTTGGCTTATGATTCTACTGTCATTGTTCAAAAATATATCACCAATCCACTACTAATATCTGGGTACAAATTTGACCTACGCATTTATGTGTGTGTTACAAGTTTCTGTCCACTAACTATATATATCTACCAAGAAGGACTAGTCAGATTTGCAACTGAGAAATTCAATCTCAGTTCACTTGATAATATATTTGCACATCTAACCAACACCAGTATTAACAAGTACAGCACCTCATACTCAGCAGACAAGGAGAGAGTTGGGAGTGGATGCAAGTGGACATTTGGTCAGTTTAGATCATATCTCCGTAACATAGAGGCTGATGATGCTTTACTTTGGCAGAGAATATATAACATAGTGACCATGACCTTACTATCCATTGCTCCATCCATACCTCAGTATCCTAACTGTTTTGAGCTTTTTGGTTTTGACATTCTAATTGATGATACATTAAAGCCATGGCTTTTAGAGGTGAACTATAGCCCTGCACTGTCTGTAGATTGCCCTAATgatgtaactgtaaaaaaaagtttgattaATGATATCATTGACCTTCTCAACTACAAATCAACTGATATGCAAAGAAACCAAAGTAGGAAAGCCAGTAGCCTTTCTAATATTTTAAGGTCTTCTAAACAAGAAACATCCCACATTTACGATATCATTACACAAAGTTCTAATGAATATGAAATAGGACACTTGATACAACATGGTAACTTGAAAGAAAATTTTGATCACTTGGAGAGTCCTATAAGTACTTATTGTCAACATTGTGAACTACACAAAAATAGTGAAGAAACATTAGGCCACAAGGGATTCAATGGGATAAGTTGTAATTGCAATATCACAGAAAACACTTTACTAGGATTAAATGAAGATATTATAGGCAGAGAGGTTATATCAAGTGGGAAGGCACCAATGAGTCCTCGTAAGACATTGACTTCCATTCTACGAGAAAAAATGAATATGCCTAAAAGATTAGGTGCTTCAAAACTGCCATTAGTTCTAAGAACTTCCAGAGCCAAGACAGGTGGAAACAATGTGGTGTGGACTTCGCACAGGAGTGCCATTAACTATCATCAGTTCCCTTTGTACTACATATCAGATTCAACCCAAATGCCCCCTGCTCATGTGGGTGCTTTTCTACTCATCTTTCCTTTCAACCAACCTTCACTTCTTGCTTCAAAAAATGGAGCAGATGTCAAAATTATAATTCAAGAAATGTTGAAAATAATGCAAAAAATGTCAACAAATATCAGAGTTGCCTAA